The Bicyclus anynana chromosome 13, ilBicAnyn1.1, whole genome shotgun sequence region ATCTAatgccaattttttttcaattgaagCAATGTGCCATTTCTAAACATTGCCAAGTGTATGAAAGAAACATAATCTTCTATAagtaccattattttttttatattaacataggATAGGTACATTAAACTTGTCTGCATTTTACCCATGCCTTTCTTTTGTTGTTGTCTTTACACAGTCTTTAGGAAGACAAATCCACGTAATTATAAGACAAATTAAGCGTACACACTAATACAAAAGTACTCAATAACTAAATACTAagtacaattaatttttatattaaaaaaaatcaataactaaattaatatatttaacgtTCTCTGGTAAATATTGAATACAAACATTACGAATAAACTACGCcgatatataaatgtaaaatagtttcccattttaaaatacctacctatctacattTCGTATCAAATTTTTATTGGTATCTTTGCGTTATTGATCAATGatctttttgttttataaaaaacaatatagacTTCCCTACAAATGTTACAGTAACCAAAAACTGGTCAGTCAAAACGCATTCATCTACCGTAGGATAGGCGACAGTGGTactaattattacaatttacacatttttttcaactaaattGATATGTTcaaaaatagtgtttttttcAGTATGTACACTACATTTAGGTACATCTATcgaattagttaaaaaaaatgtgtacaataaaattaacaCCATTTTGCGAAACACTATATATAAAACGCACTTCACAATACCTCTCAATACTTTTTCCAGCCTTTTTATAACGTTCATCGTatcaaaaaagtataaaataaaataaaaactcttcCCACATTAAGATGTTTATCAAAATCTATCAATACATAACTACGAATGAAAATTGTACCTAATAATAGTTTCCACcttctataatattatgtcaagAAATAAAACGTAGTAAAAATTAAAGCCtcttgtaaacatttttttttattgaaccgTATTTTTAGCGTCAGATGAACAATAATGGTGCTTAAATCTTTTGAAGAATTGTGCAACTCGAGTGCAAAGCCGGTAACTTTCTTTctcatgtattttatatttacgcaGACTTATACGTATACATACGCTTCTCGTGACGCGCAAGGTACGTTAAAGCTATCACACAGGTCAATACGGGTCCCAAAATTTCATAAACCATGAGACAGAATAGTTCCGCTCGATCAACGAGTGGTTATAAAGCGTTCGCCTAAATGGGATTGAGAACAACTACGTCAAGAACGCACCTAGAACGTCTACCGATTTTCTAAAAACCtctaaaacaataaacaaagttGAGCGATACAGTGCGGTAGTTTGTACCTTTgtaatagactaagagcccgtgaaccccagaTCTGagtcattttttaaaagctgtaagtttgtcagctcatgctcctatcataggtaAATACGTTAGTTGAAGTTTGGTCCATGGTGGCTTTTGAAGGTAACAAGTTTTAGTTTCCAGAGcaaccctcaaccgtctaagtataaaatgcaatttatttatatttttctcggcatatgagaaattatattcccagtcgaaaaacactatttcatttgaaacttcaagggtctttAGCGAAGGGTTCCCAtgggatatcatttctcatattacgcctataaaaatataaaaaatatgtaatttatacTTACTTCTACGAGGATCTGGATCCTTAAATTcagctatctcccaaagccaccaccgTTCCTAATTCCATAGTTGGTTTGGTACTTATCTATAGTAGGAGCGTGAGCTTTtaggttttataaaattacgaaggtctgacagtcgctggctctccgtctataatctatacaatagaataaaattaagcCGTTGGTAATTTTAAAAGGTGATCTTGACGTTTTTGCCTCAAGGAGATCAGTGATAGGCTGGCGCTAGAACGCAGCGAGCGACTATACTTTCAAACTTTAATTACCTAAGTTTATACGCCGAACTACTATGACACTGGATCATCAGTCTGGATGGCACTTATGTGACTCTTCACGGCTATAAATATCGActtataaattcatattaacATTTGTAAATGAAAAAACAACTACCTAGAGTACGTAAATAGTAGGATTTTTATCATTCGAAAAATCTGTAGTCACATATTTTCCAAATAGAGCTTTTTGGACTATCTCTACATTCATAGGGcaaaaatgtttgtattatGAGCAAAAACAGCTGACATCCAATGAATTGGAGCTAAAATATGGCTCataagaataatattatgtaatcttttttatttcatttgcatGTTTGAACTCTTTTTAATTgttaaatgaaatgttaataCTTTACATATTGTACTCAACTAACAAATATTTgcattgcaatatttttaagtcATCAAAAGTGCCATGCCATGATACGGTGCCTCAAGTTTAGTAAGCAAACATCAGTTGTCATCATCAAGAATGCTGTTTAGCTGTACGTATCTAATAGCTGAATTAATTATCATGTTGTTTCTGTTAGGTATACTTGAGCCACAGTTTAACGAAACTGCGAATCGTACTGAAAGCACTAGTCGCTCCGTCTTATAGCTACTACTAGAATTTTCTAAGCGATCAACGATCGCAAGCTAGATTGATTTTTTCAaaagtcttaaaaaaataaaatctgctAGTGATCAACGTTAACGCGTTAGCGGGGACGCAAAACTGCGCGCACCGTCCGGAAACGTTTCTCGAAGCCGAGTTTCGAATACAGCGAACGGGATGCGTCGTTTTCCGGACGTATCACAACGAAGGGCTTATAGCCCCGGCTAGCGACCTCCTTGGTGAGGCGCCTCGCTAAGAAGATCCCATAGCCTTTCCTACGGAACTCAGGTCTCGTTTGCATGGAGAACATCGCTCCGTAGTAGGATTGCACCATCCACGCGGCGAGCTGTCCCTCGACGAAGATGCCGTACGCTGGCAGCTCAACGACCAACTTCTCGAACACTTCCCGGCACTCGATGTCGCTCGCCGGGTAAAGGTCGTGAACTGCCTTCATGTGCTCTTGACGCAGGCGAACTAACTCCACGTCCGATGGCAGTCTGAATAGAAGAAAAAGGttaactatttattatctagttatatataaaaaccGCTAggtatataacaataaatacaaaaaacataaaCCTGCTGCGAATATATAAATGGCTGTCGGGTAATTATGCTAAAATAATGATGGTGATTATTATATCTGAAATCAgaattaataatcatcatcaataaattaaataaattagaatcaAATCTGAAAACTGCGTAAGCTAATTAAAGATAGTTagttataggtacttattttaaattgaattcgaCAAAAATGTTCTGTGTATAACAAACTCTCCGTATTTCAATGTTATTTGCGGTTAGTAATTAGTATAAGTATATTCAACGTGAAAGCAACGTTTACTAGATTGACTACAGTTTACTAGATTTACGAACCttctataaattattagttattatgcTTTAACAGTGATAAGAaacagcacggctattctctaacgatgttttgtataactcgcaaatgcgagtttcgaattcacctctattcttctcattctatagtatcgcttgagatagagagagatagaggtaaatTCCAAACTCTCACtcgcgagttataaaaacatcgttacagaatgaCTCTCCAGAGGTTATAAAACAGAACCGTGGCATAATGAAACAGTAATGCCGTAGCGATGCCGTAGCCCGTAGCATGCAATTAATTCTGCTACAAATTTCGTAGTAGCTCGAAACTACGAAAATTTGCTTATGAATGAATAGTCTTGTATGAACTTATTCTTATTACATTTTTTCAAACTttctatttttacccgactacgtcGAAGCCAAAGGGGAGGTCATAATTTTGGCACTCCACTTAATGCGCCTAAAATACTGAAGCAATTTTAGTAAAAGAAGTGCCATTAGATTTAAAACTGGAATCCTACGAATATTACACGGCAAATGTATATGCTCAAGACTGTGGTgaaaaaggcccaggaaagaaaaagaagaatgtATATGCCCGATTGGCAAATGGCAaagtattaatatataataaaaagtttaaaaaacaacaactcgattatgtaaaaaaataacaagaaaataattcagatacaaatccaaaaatacataaatacaaaaatagttaATGTATGAGCCGTGGTCACATCTactgttttcatcatcatctcatcatcattatatcagccgatggatccACTGCTGAGAATGATCCATGAATTAAtgcactgcgctttctagtgcagggtcgccattccagcaccttgggaccccaacgtatcggctcttcgaactatgtgccattACAGCTTCTTGACACATTGAGCTATATCTGTGACatcggttcttctgcggatctcctcatttctgattcgatcacgcaaataTACTCCTAGTTTAGCTCGCTCCATCGGCCGcggtgtgactctgagctttgtTATGATGCCCATAGttagacttttgtcttcaggcactgagcaATTTGGAAAAAAACTACTGTTTTTTCCGAAATTACTGGAATATTGGTGAATATAACAAATGAAAGTCACTTACTCATCAGTACTATCTTCTGGTGGCTTCTCGCACACGTAGACATCGCCGGTGATCTTATCAAAGGCCTCATAGCGCTTCTCCAGCCGGTTCACGATGGCCTCGTGAGTGAAGTTCAGGTACAGTGGTTGAGTGAGGTCCAGCAGAATGTCCTCGGAGGTGACCAGGTCAACCAGCTCCGCGCGTTCCGAGGGGCAGAATATCGTGACGCTCTCGTAAGGATGGCTGTTGGGCTGAAATTGCAAGATGATTTTAAATAtagcatcattatcatcaacaactcatattcggctcactgttgagcacgagtctcagaatgagaggggatataataataatcatcattttgtTTATGATCATTATGTTTTTTAGCAAAAAATGCGTACTTAGTAGTTTATAACTACTAAGTACGCTGATACGTTGAATCATATTCGTTGCTTACAAATCTGTACTAGTCAATGGAGTGATGTCTTTAAGTTGAATaagttaaagcgaagcttgactgtgTTTATAGTAATACTCGTAAATCATTCATTCTAAATTCACATTTgtatagtttagtttttttttggaaaaacttACTTTACATATGATacattaggtacatttttaatatgaaaattttcataaaaataactaaaataaaaaaagtaaactagatataaatatactttttgcGAGTGATCGATAATTGAACCTCAAAGTCCtttattcataaacatggattaagatttaatcCTTAATTTTCTTCAAAGAGAAGAGGACCTGTTTGAAGTTCACGTTACATTGAAGAAATTTATGGTTGAAAACtattccatgtttataaataatgccgataatatttaattgtcgagttttaatttaaaaaccgtTTCAATAAAGAGAAAAGTAAAAtcacattttcttttataaagtcTGACCTAGTAACGCTatcaatataaaaacatagccGCAAGCAGAATTAAAGTTGCGAGATTCTAGAGAGATCTTATAAAGAGTAACACTCGTGGAGAAGGCACTCAGCGTCTTAGAGAGCGCGGCGAGGTTAATGTGGCTAGAGCGATGAGATTTGCTTTAAtcggaaattaaaattaacatctaaACTAGAATTAACAGCTTTTGCCGTGCCCGTAAGCATTTGACGCAATGTTAAGTCCCGTTTTAATCGAATGATTAAAATTATTCCTGCTATAggtattttttgacgtgacaacgtcttataattcgatgaagaaGGCTGCACacttgaaaaaagatgacgtcatgcgtcgttttCTCGCTCTAGaattgccaacttttttttacaagaaataaagtatactcTGGTctgtgaagattattaaacagtattttaggaaaacgaacattttctatTGGAAAATGCAACCAGTATTTTTATATGATGTTGTCACAtacaactatcgtcagtaaaccaactttacaaacaaccgatttttttaacaCAATGTTTCTTTGTTTATGTCAAATATTAGTACTGAATTTTAAAGCAGCCAACCGGTTGGGCAGCATACATTTTTACTTTcgattattttgtaaattattctaAATCCAATAGATATAATGGATTTCTAATATTAATGATCAGTTGCTTTTCATAATATCAAGGAAAAACTGAGAGGATTAGCTGAgaagaaaactaaataaataacgaCATCGTAAAatcatatctaaaaaaatagGTTTGCTGATTCACTCAGGTTTCGCGTGGCGTTTCAGGTGGCGCTAACCTATTGTGTAATAAGAACCCGTTTACTGATTTTGCATATTTTCATGGTGCCAGTGCCGTAGTCGTAGTAAGTTATTAAGGACAGATTAAAAAGATAGAACACACACAAagacggaacacgacggtgtcgtatgcactccaaatacaaaattctgaAACGAATACATTcgcgagtcagtacgacacgaagcgtcacatcagtaacttttaatgttactcaagaaaaatggcgtcttgtgttttttaatattttaaaaactgtttacaaaaactaaagagataagatggagtatttttttatcggtaattattgattattataataatttacgtaattgttgtaagtgttaaattttgaaatgcaaATTATGAAACTACGACCACAATAAAACTACTGTTCATAAAAGATAtctattatgaataataataatcgacaaCAAATTTTATCAGTGCTTTGGTGAATGGATTAGCTATCATATTATCAGTTTGTTATCTGATTAagagatatttaataaaaaaagagtacGTTTTTACTTGTTTACTTGTAATAACAAccttgtaaattaatatttaccaGATTTTGAATTACCGGATTCAGGGATGCGGTTTCCTCGtgaaaattatttgttattatgaaaaataataccTTATGGTGTCcctaataataataggtataatcataataataaataggtataatcataataattagcGTACcaacacagagtaaccagagtgagtctgtACAAACTGCGtgatgaagccggtgaaaccaataaaaaaaaacaaatccttgacatccgcatatattttttttttataatttgtatttcaaaatttaacgctaacaataattacgtaaattaatatataaataaaaattaataataaccaatgaaaaaatactccatcttatttctttactttttgaaagcagtttttaaaacatttaaaaacttaagacgccatttttcttgaataatattaaaaattactgatgcgacaaTTCGTGTCGTACAGACTCAATAatatattcgttttttaattttgtatttggagcggctacgacaccgtcgtgttccctgcactccatctgtatattattgattaatctgtgcgtACCAATGAACTCGCCATCCTCATAAAAACGCTAAGTTTAAGttcattatttctttttgtacaataaaataaaaaaaaataattagcttGTAAATAGTTCATTTTATTGAATACAGCTGATTGTTAAGTAATAAGTTtaatagttcatcatcatcatcatcagcttatAAAGTTTACTGCCGGACGACGTGGGTAAGGATTTTCAAACACCGCAGAGAGTTGAGCAATACTTACAATGTCGGTGTCGGTACAATAGGCGGTCGACTAACACTATGATTTTCGCTGCGTATTCCAGAACCttgccttttattttttttttaatttatgaccctttactgcaatctcacctgatgttaagtgacgatgcagtctaagattgaagcggggtTATTTGGAAGTTTGTATCCAGCCGCTGCTTTTTAATGTCCTTCAACCTTACGACTCCAACGTTTAGTTTCAAATTAATTGTAATCTTATAAAAAAGCTGTATTGTGAAGaagaataaatagaataaatctTACCGTACTGGTGCATCCAGGAAAATGTAGACAGATTGGGTCCTCCGGCCAATTTTTTGCTACATAAAAATGGAAGTCCCACACCTTGTTGTTTAGATATGTTTGAATCGTCTGATGAaacttgaaaaagaaaatacatatgatcagtaaattttttattcaaaaaatcacagccataataaaaaaatatgaattatttGTGGACTCTAGTCATTATGAAACTCTGTGCGCTATAGGACTGGACATAACAGGTCATTAGACAcgtaaaggtgctgatagacttgagcattcatttgtaacagaacatcaagcattcgtttttaaatatgtcgaactgaacaacaagccgagcatagagccaaatattgctacgaatatcttgagaattctatttatttttctgtgatgtaacattcgcgcGAATGcttattacaagtgaatgctcaagtctatcagcatcTTTAGGACACTGGACATGCACTCAGCCTGACCCTAATGGTGTACTTTAGGACCACGATATATCGTAAGCATATCGTAATGAGCGATCGTGCTATCGCAACACATGAGGGGGCGATATTTCCGGTTTAGGGCTATAAGATATATCGTGAGTCGTAAGTCGTGGATCGCACGTTAGGTCTACTTGACATGACAAGACTATGAGTAAAATCATCGTCACATATAGTATATGATCTGGCacaagaaatatataccctcatcattaacaacccgtatTTCACTCACTGTCAAGCACTGTCCTCTaatgaatgagaggggttaggcctaagtccaccacgctggcccaatttggattggcagactttacacacgtagataaataagaaaattatcaggcatgcaggtttccttcaccatttgagacgcgttatagttaatttcttaagatagctaaaaagttgcaggtgcatgccccgaacggGATTCAAAACTATGCTCTCCGCTTGCTTTCACACTGTCCACCAGATATTCTCATTTAATTGTTCTTATAACGTCTTTTATGTTAAGTAATCTTAAGGCTATTTAGTGGCAGATCAAACCATTAATTACTAATGcaatcaataatattaattatggtGTGTAACCCACAGATTAGTGTTACATGAATTTACGATAACAATTATTGACATCATTATGACCTAGATCACAGAGACGTATATCATACGAGTAGATTCAGATGATGCAGAGTTGACTTTACCACAACACAGTTATGACTTTTGTAGGATCACCGTTATGTCTTGTTATGTGTTATATACAAACTAAAAATGTTTTACCTTTAGAGATTCAGGAATATGCTGCACTAAGAAATCGGCCACCGCTGGGAGCTCGTCTTCGCTTACCAATCGGAAGTTTTTCCCTTCGGGCACGATTTCCATCTCTGGAACAAAAACGTTCACAAAAACGTTCAAGTTTGATCACGTTTGCTGACAAGCCATGGAAACAATGGCGAAACTTTTGCTACCTTTAAACGTGTACCTACAAGTTCATAATAAGAAGTATCAAAGATTGATGACGTAACAAAAGTgatgacgtatcaaaagtgcttgtaaactgagcctacttgaaataaatgaattttgaattgctTATGTGTTGAGTCTAATCGTATGAAAATACTTCTTTTAGTGGAGTATGCGGAAGTTTTGTGGCATCGAATTATAAAACTCAAAATAAGAGAAGGGTCTGAAGGAAGCCTTTACCAATAAATAGAACAGTATAATATGGAcagcttaataaaaaaattggtcaCAAAACGGATTAACTTTGGTAGCTGGTAAAATTAGAAACTACTAAaatcacacttatattataaaggcgaaagtttgtgtgtaagtatgaaagtgtgtaagtgtataagtatgtttgttcctcttttacgctgcggctactgaagcgatttggctaaaatttggaatggaaatagattttactctagattaacacataggctacttttcatcccggaaaaattcatggttcccgcaggatttgtaaaaaaactaatttccacgggacgcggacgtagtcgcgggcgtccgctagtaattaaactaaaattgaaaattttcaaaaacccCCGAAGatcataaatttattaattacactctgatcaagtcatcaatatccTGTTTCAGTGTGCTTTCCTTTGAGACCCCcctcgagtatatttgccgaCATTCATTTATTCTTCACCACTTTaaccccccagaacttttaaacggctcaactgattttcatcaagGATGTCATAGAATACTTGCACTTATATCAccttacatacaaaataaactaaattgaaatcgcttcatccgttcgggagctatggtgcgacacacagactgacagacagacagacacgtcaaccttataacacccctctttttgcgtcgggggttaaaaaatattggtcatatccaAAAACAAAGTTAATCAAAGTCATTCATAACTTTATAATTGATTTAAACCATTACGATATGTAATACGTAAATGCAATACTTCGAAAAGTTTTTCATATTCACTTATATAAAGGGCCAGcaatttaaatcaatttttaagTAACAATCCACATTTCAAGTTGCAATTTAACTGTCTAATGTGTCTGAGCTACTTtagttacttaaataaaaccggccaagtgtgaGTTAGATTCGCGCACGAAGGGTTTTTAAGCgattatcgcgggctttgaacgtggcgaccgaatcaagaaattccgtaacgaaaataatcCTAACACCCAAGCAGTGCATCAAGTTGACACATTTCGttgtcatatcgactcaactggacaaacTGGACTGGTGGTGTGAAACCAGGGGGTAATTTATTAAACCAGAGATTCGATTCCACCTCCGCGTAAAGaccttgttttttctttatttattattattttttttattctatttaaagaaaaaaaaatactgtataaatctaataaataaataattataattgcataagttgatataaaatgctatgcaatagctttaccgctACAGTCCCAGAGTGTCACGCGTATTGTtttctaatatttataaaaaaacaatcacgTTAGTTGTATAAGAGCCCCCatagacatttattttattctatattttgttatattagcCTATTTGTTGTTATCGCGGCATCATCCGTCAAAATTTCAATCGATTAACTATTACGGTTTTTGAGATAAAGGTGACTGACTGGTGACTGAcgaacggacggacggacgttTTACCCTTCGGatatggaaccctaaaatggCTTTAAACTTTGTCAATATTATGAAGaagtacaaaatgttctagaaCAAAAGCTTTTGTGCATCAATTATTTCAAAGCCATGATAACGTATTAGTCAGGCGGTAGTTGTAAATTATACCATACATTATTTCCCTCTGCATCGCAGGTCAAGGTCTAGTGTTAAGTGCACGCGAACTTACGCAATATGCAAAACATCACCGGAAACACCGGGAAATGTGGATTTCGTAGCACCTTTTAAGCtttgttagcgacgcaaattattattatatttaaaaagtaaatcccGACCTTTGTAATTTGAAattgtatgttgtatgtatttaataaaataaacgggcatataacggaacgtataacgttcaagggaaactgtcagttttgacagat contains the following coding sequences:
- the LOC112048092 gene encoding uncharacterized protein LOC112048092; the encoded protein is MEIVPEGKNFRLVSEDELPAVADFLVQHIPESLKFHQTIQTYLNNKVWDFHFYVAKNWPEDPICLHFPGCTSTPNSHPYESVTIFCPSERAELVDLVTSEDILLDLTQPLYLNFTHEAIVNRLEKRYEAFDKITGDVYVCEKPPEDSTDELPSDVELVRLRQEHMKAVHDLYPASDIECREVFEKLVVELPAYGIFVEGQLAAWMVQSYYGAMFSMQTRPEFRRKGYGIFLARRLTKEVASRGYKPFVVIRPENDASRSLYSKLGFEKRFRTVRAVLRPR